The Sporosarcina sp. Marseille-Q4943 genome includes the window CGGCGTTCTTTTTACTAAGTACGTTTTTCTTGTCGCAGGCAGTTCTGTTTGACGCAGCCGTGCCTTTTTTCTTGCCGGTTTGGGCGTTGGCACAGATGCGATTCAGGAAACATCTCATTTATGTATTCATCGGCGGAATTGCCGGAGGGGCTTTTTTAGGGCTAGGACAAGCAGTGATCCATTTATTGCAATTATTGTTGTTCAATGTAGTGAGCAAGCATCCTCTCATGCGGAAATCCATACCATTGACCGTTGCAGGGTCGATCATTGTTGTCCAAGTTCTTTGGCAGTTTATCATGCATAGCGGGCATACGCCTGTCGATGTGCAGTTGACGATCGGCTTCGAAGCTGTGTTGGCGCTATTCATGACGTTTTTCCTGTTTGTTGCCTTCCCTCATCGGGAGCGCATCTTTTTTGGCCAATGGTCGCCGGAACGACTCGGGGCTGTTTGTATTGTCGGCATCATGGCGACAACCGGGATGGGCAATCTCATGGTCGGTCCGATTTCAATTTCAGGATTGCTTCTTCATTTGACCATTTTGCTGGCAGCGCTTGCTGGCGGTCTTCCGTTTTCCACGACGATTGCGATGATGATCGCCGCCATCTCGGGAATTGCGGAATTGTCATTCACCGGGATGATGGCGGTATATGGGATGACAGGCTTCTTTGCTGGTGCTCTTCGCAGGCTCGGAAAATTAGGTATTGCCACAGGCGGCTTTGCGGTATCCGTTTTTTTTCTGCTATACGATTTCACATTGCCGCTTGATACTTCCCATTTCCTGACGATCGGCTTGGCAACGCTTCTATTTTTCTTCGTGCCGGCGAAGAAGGTGGAGCCGCTTAGCCGGATGATTACGCCGGGCGCTCAACAGGACATTTCAGTGAAGCGGCAGCAATGGCTGACCGATCGACTTGACGAGCAATTATCCGATTTCCAGCAGTTCGCAGAATTCATGTCCAATCTTGTCAATGATCGTTTCTCTTCGGATGACAGCAATGCGGAACAAAACATACCTTCAATCTGTCAGTCCTGTTTCAGATATTCGAAATGTTGGGAGGGGAAGGGGGAATGGATGGCCCGTCTGCTCTACGAGTGGGAAGGGACTTATTCCGCGACGAAGAAAGCGGCACGTCACCGTGTCGAGGAAAGGATTAAGTATAAATGCATCCGCTCTGCAGGTTTGATTTCCGAGTTGGAGGAATCGGCTTCCAACCACCTTCTCATGGGGCAACTACAGCATGGGAGAAAAATGCTTGCGTTGCAGTTGAGGGATATGAGCAACCATTTGGAGAAAATCATGAATGATATAAAAGGGGAGTTGACGGTTAACCATCTTGCAGAGGAGGAATTGGGGAAGCATTTGCAGTCGCAAGGAATCGAATATTATCAGATCGATATTTTATCGGAGGAGAAAGGAGCATACCGGATCGTTATTTCAATACCCGAAAAGCGTTCGGATTTTGAGACGGATACAACTGTGGCGGAACGACTTATACTGCCGTTATTGGAGGAAGTCTATCGCGAGCCGTTCAAAGTGGAGAAGACCGTCGTGCTGCAAGACCCATTCCCGCATATTCAAATTATGTTCTGCTCGGCTGTCCGATTCTCAATGGAATATGGGATTGTGGCGACAGCTGGTAGCGGGACGTTCCATGCTGGCGACGCTTATGAAGTGTTCCCAATCCACGACGGTCTCACCGCTGTTCTGCTATCAGATGGAATGGGGCATGATATGAATGCATACCGTGAAAGCCGGAAAGTGATCCGTCTCATGCGGGAATGTCTGGATCGGAAAATGGATCCTGAAACGGCGATGCATACATTGCATTACATGATGTCGTTGAATGGCCTAGACGACATGTATGCGACGCTCGATTTGGCTTTAATCGACTTGCAGGACGGCCGGCTTTGGTCTTGGAAGGCGGGTTCAATGAGCACGTATATTAAGCGTGGACAAGACTTCCTCAGGCTCGACAGCAAATCGGTTCCCGTCGGATTCCTTCCGTCATTTTCCGTGGAGGCAACAAATGAAGAATTGAAATCGGGAGATATTATCGTCATGCTGACGGATGGAGTATTTAACGGGTCGGTAACGATTGAGAAGCAGGAGGAGGCGATCTATGGAATATTGGAAAAGTACGGCCACTTGTCATGTGAGCCGTTAGCCGACCGTATAATGTCCGAGATGGAGAGGAAATTCGGTGTTGTTGCGGACGACCGGACCGTTTTAGTAATGAAAGTTGAACACGTCTTACCGAAGTGGACGACAATAAAGCCTACAAATCGATTTATTTCCCGGGAAAAAGTTATGGGGTAGAATAGGGGGAAGATGAAAGACAACAGTGTGGGGGGGCGAATCATGCAGGCATTTGAAAGGAAAATCCTTGATTTCATTCATAAAGAGGAATTGCTGACTTCAGGGCAACGGGTTCTTGTCGCTTGCTCGGGTGGGGTGGATTCTGTTGCGCTATTGCTACTCATGGCAAAACTCGGCGAAAAACTGCGGATTGAGGTGGCTGCCGTCCATGTCGATCATATGCTTCGCGGGCGAGAGTCGGCGGATGACGGCGAGTTTGTGAAAGAGCTATGTAGGAAGCTTGGAATTCCTTTCTTTGGCGGGGATGTACCCGTACCCTCCATTCTAAATAAGGAAGGCGGAAATGTGCAGGACGTCTGCCGTACTGGACGTTACGCCTTTTTCAACGAGGTGATGCGTGCGGAGCACTATGACGTGCTGGCGACCGCCCATCATGCAGAAGACCAATTGGAGACGGTGCTTATGCAATTGTCCAGGGGAAGTGTCCCTCTCGGCATTCCTGCGAGTAGGACAATAGACGGCGGCACCGTCATCAGACCTTTTCTTCCAGCGATGAAAGAAGAGCTTCTTACGTATGTGAAGAGTCGTGGTGCACAATTCAGGGAGGATCCGAGCAATAAAAGTGACGCCTATTTACGGAATCGGCTCCGCCGACATGTCGCGCCGATTATCTTGTCGGAAAATCCTTCGGCAGCATTGAATGTCGTTAAAATGACGGCTGATCTTAGGGAGGATGAATTGTTATTGGATAGCTTGGTGAAAGAGCGTTTTGCTTCCATTGTGACCTTCACTGAAGATGGCTTGCCGACCTTTCCCTCTGAACAGTTTAAAAGCATGCACACTGCTTTACAAAAGCGCTTTATTCCACTACTATTGAATTATCTTTACTTCGGGGAAATCAAACCTGTAGTATACAATACTGCACTTTTGAACCAATTGCATCATCACCTATCCGCAAGTACGGGAAATGTCACGATTGACCTTCCGAAAGGCTACCGATTCGTTCGGGAATACGGTGTCGTTTCGATTGTGAAAAATGCGGAAAACAAAGAAGTCCCAGTTCAAATGCTGCAAAAAGGCGAATGGACGAGCTGGGGTGATATGCTGCTGTATTGGGACATTGCTGACGGACACAACGAGGAAGCTGAGGAAGTAATGTATTTCGACTTACCCGATGTAGACTTGCCGCTTTACGTGAGGGGCAGAAAAGACGGGGATCGGATATTGCTACCGGGCATGACTCGGCCAAAGCGATTGTCCAGATTGTTCATTGACGAAAAAATCGGCGCTGAAAAACGGCGAAAAACGCCGATCGTCATAACTGCGCACGGTGAGATTTGCGCCATTCCTGGCGTGCGATATGGCATCCAGTTCAAGAATCGGAAAACGGAACAGGAAAAGTACATATTCAAAATGAAAGCAAAGTGAAAATTTTAATGGAAAAGAGAGGGAACTCGATGTTGCAAAACGATATTGAAGAAGTGCTCATCACAGAAGAACAGATCCAGGAGAAAATTGCGGAACTTGGTGCCGTACTGACGGAGGATTACCAGGATAAATTTCCGCTAGCGATCGGTGTCCTAAAAGGGGCATTGCCTTTCATGAGCGACTTGATTAAACGGATCGATGCGTATATCGAATTGGATTTCATGGACGTATCCAGCTATGGAAATGCGACGGTGTCATCAGGTGAAGTGAAAATCGTCAAGGACTTGAATGCAAGTGTGGAAGGCCGTGACGTTTTAATCATCGAAGATATCATTGACAGCGGTATGACATTGAATTATTTAGTTGAACTTTTTAAATACCGAAAAGCGAAATCCATTAAGATTGTAACGTTGCTTGATAAACCGACGGGACGAAAAGTGGACTTGAAAGCGGATTATGTCGGATTCCTTGTACCGGATGCGTTTGTTGTCGGTTATGGGCTTGATTACGCAGAAAAATATAGGAACTTGCCTTATATCGGTGTATTGAAAAAGGAAATCTACTCTTTCTGAAAGCTTTTCAACAAACCTTTAATAGGGGCGATGGAAAGCTTTTTCCATATTCGGTCGAAGTAGGAATACTATCATCTGTGGAGTCGTGAATATTTACGAATGAAAGACTGTTCTTTTTCGGTACGTTATAAAGTCATTTCCTTTGTAGGTTGAATCTGTTATATGATAAGATTTACAATAGTTTTCTGTTGAAAGAAATGAGGAGGCTTGGGATGAATCGTATACTTCGATACTTTCTACTATACGGATTGATCTTCCTTGCAATCATGGGGATTTTCAGTTCACTAAATAATCCGAATCCGAAAACGAAAGAGATTCGGTATGATGAATTTTATACATCGTTGGAAAAAGGCGATATTGAAACATTATCGTTTCAACCAGTGCGTGATGTTCTGACTGTTGAAGGTACGATGAAGGGCTATGAAGAGGGAGAAAAATTCACGACGAATGTTTTGATGAGTGATACTTCTGTTATGGAAGTGATTCGAAATATCGAAGCTACCGGTAAAACGAATAACCCTCAGATCCAAATCATACCTGCTCCAGAGACAAGTGCATGGGTAGCCTTCTTTACAGGATTAGTTCCTTTCATCATCATCATCATCCTATTCTTCTTCCTTCTGAATCAAGCACAAGGCGGCGGTGGCGGCCGAGTGATGAATTTTGGAAAAAGTAAGGCGAAGCTCCATTCCGATGATCGCAAAAAAGTCAGATTCACAGACGTAGCGGGTGCGGATGAAGAAAAAGCCGAGCTTGAAGAAGTTGTGGATTTCCTGAAAGATTCCCGTAAATTCGCTGAACTCGGAGCGCGTATTCCAAAAGGAATCCTTTTGGTCGGACCTCCTGGTACAGGTAAAACACTTTTGGCACGTGCGGTTGCCGGTGAAGCCGGTGTTCCGTTCTTCTCGATTTCCGGTTCGGATTTCGTTGAAATGTTTGTCGGGGTCGGGGCATCCCGTGTCCGCGACTTGTTTGAAAACGCAAAAAAGAATGCGCCGTGTATCATCTTCATCGATGAAATCGACGCAGTCGGACGTCAACGGGGCGCTGGTCTCGGAGGCGGGCATGATGAACGTGAACAGACGCTTAACCAGCTTTTAGTTGAAATGGATGGGTTCGATGGAAACGAAGGCATCATTATCGTTGCCGCGACAAACCGTCCAGATATCCTTGACCCAGCACTTCTTCGTCCAGGACGTTTCGACCGTCAAATCACTGTCGGCCGTCCGGATGTCAAAGGCCGTGAAGCGGTTCTGAAAGTGCATGCGCGTAACAAACCACTTGACGAGTCAGTCAATATGAAAGCTTTGGCGCAACGCACTCCAGGATTCTCGGGTGCTGACTTGGAGAACTTGTTGAATGAAGCTGCATTAGTCGCGGCTAGACGCGGCAAGGCGAAAATCGACATGTCGGATATCGATGAAGCGACGGACCGCGTCATTGCGGGACCAGCTAAAACGAGCAGGGTCATTTCTGAGAAAGAAAGAAATATTGTCGCATTCCATGAAGCGGGTCACGTCGTTGTCGGCCTTATGTTGGATGACGCGGAAATCGTCCATAAAGTGACGATCGTCCCTCGCGGCCAGGCCGGCGGATATGCGGTCATGTTGCCGAAAGAGGACCGTTACTTCATGACGAAGCCTGAACTTCTCGACAAAATTGCCGGACTCCTTGGAGGACGTGTAGCGGAAGAAATCGTCCTTGGGGAAGTTTCTACAGGTGCCCATAACGACTTCCAACGTGCTACGGGCATTGCACGTTCCATGGTGACTGAATATGGTATGAGCAAAAAGCTCGGACCGATGCAATTTGGCCAGGCGCAAGGCGGCAATGTCTTCCTTGGAAGAGACTTCAATTCCGAACAGAACTATTCCGAATCGATTGCGTATGAAATCGACCAGGAAATGCAGCGCATCATTAAGGAACAATATGAGCGCACAACTAATATCCTGACGGAGAACCGAAACTTGCTCGACTTGATTGCAACGACGCTTCTCGAAGTGGAAACGTTGGATGCAGAGCAGATCAATCACTTGAAAGATCATGGCACATTGCCTGAGCGTCCATACGAGAAAAATGGAAATGGCTCACAAAAGAAAACGGATGATGCAGATGCTGAAAAAGACACTGTGCATTCGGATTCGACAGGCGCGCCTGCAGATCCTTCTATTGGAGACTTGCCGAAAGAGAATGGTGGAGATCAAACCCTTCCTCCAATCGATGAACATAGAAGAGATTGACGTTACGGAGCTACTGTAAAGGATGATATTCCAGTCGACTGCTTTTTTAAGGCAGTCGGCTGTTTTTATTTCTACCTGATGTGTTATCATCCAGCTCCAGGTGGCAGCTAAAGCCGTAACGAAGAACGGCTTTTGCGAGTAAAAGCGTAGCGTTACGAGCATCGGTTGGGGAGAGTGTATTAATTTATACGAATCAAACCATGCTGTTGATTGGCTAGACGCCGCCCTTCGCTTTTGTTATGATGTTTTGGAAAATGACGAATGTTAGCGAGGAAAAGAATATGATCTTAGTATTGGATACAGGAAATACGAATATCGTTCTTGGAGTCTATGATAAAGGTGAATTGAAGCACCACTGGCGTATGGAAACGTACAGGCAAAGAACGGAAGACGAATATGCCATGTCCGTGAAAGCGCTGTTTACCCATGCCGGCCTAAGATTTGAAGATATCAATGGCATCATCATCTCATCTGTCGTTCCGCCGGTCATGTTCCCGCTTGAGCAGATGTGCAGAAATTATTTTAACTTGCGTCCGCTCATTGTTGGACCAGGAGTCAAAACAGGATTGAATATAAAATACGAAAATCCTCGCGAAGTGGGTGCGGACCGTATTGTCAATGCGGTCGCTGCTATCCATGATTACGGCTCTCCGCTCATCATCGTCGATTTCGGTACTGCTACGACATTCTGTTATGTGAATGAAAAAGGTGAGTATATGGGCGGTTCGATTGCGCCAGGAATCGGCATTTCCATGGAGGCGTTATTCGATCGGGCATCCAAATTGCCGCGTGTCGAATTGACGCGGCCGGATCATATTATCGGCAAGAACACCGTAGCCGCGATGCAAGCGGGCATCGTTTATGGATATGTCGGGCTTGTCGAAGGTATCGTTGGAAGGATGAAAGCGCACAGTAAGGTGGAGCCGACTGTCATTGCGACAGGAGGCCTTGCTGAATTGATTGCCAGTGAGACGAATGTAATTGATATCGTAGACAATTTCCTTACGTTGAAGGGGTTGCATTTGATCTACGAAAGAAATGTTTGAAGGGAGTAGTAATAGATGAGTGATTATTTGATAAAAGCATTAGCTTTTGAAGGGACAATTCGTGCGTATGCGGTGAATTCGACAGAGGCAGTCGGCGAAGCGCAGAAAAAGCACCATGTATGGCCGACAGCTACAGCAGCTTTAGGCAGGACGATGACGGCTGGGCTCATGATGGGAGCGATGCTGAAAGGCGATGACAAACTGACGGTAAAAATTGAAGGGAACGGCCCGGCTGGACCGATTGTCGTTGATGCTAACGCTCACGGGGAGGTAAGAGGATACATTACGAATCCGCATACCCATTTTGATTTGAACGAACAAGGGAAACTTGACGTTAGGCGCGCGGTCGGCACGGAAGGAATGTTGACGGTAGTGAAAGACCTTGGATTACGGGACTTTTTCACAGGGCAAGTTCCGATTGTTTCCGGTGAAATTGCGGAAGACTTCACTCAATATTTTGTTGTATCTGAACAGGTTCCTTCAGCGGTGGCCTTGGGTGTCCTTGTCAATCCTGACAATACCGTCAAAGCTGCAGGCGGCTTCATCATCCAAGTGATGCCGGGTGCAACGGAAGAGACGATCAGCATGCTTGAGGAAAAGTTAGCGAACGTTGAACCGATTTCTAGGATGATTGACCGTGGTTTGACGCCGGAGGAAGTAATCGGAGAAGTGTTGGGGAAAGAGAATGTTGAAATCCTCGATCGAATGGACGTTGCATTCCGATGCAATTGCTCTCGGGAACGTTTTGGCAACGCAATCATCGGTCTTGGAGAGCAGGAAATCCGAGAAATGATCGATGAAGACGGCCAAGCGGAAGCCGAATGCCATTTCTGTTTAGAGAAGTATCTATTCACGAAAGAAGAACTTGAAGGATTTATCGATGAAATACGGTCAAGGTCGTAACGTCCAGGAGACGGTTCCTCCTAGGAGGAGATTGAAAACGAAACCGCTTCTCGCAATTATTGGCGTCCTTTTTACTTGTAACGTCCTTTGGTTTATCGGATGGCTCATCCCTGGCAAATCGAAGCAACCTGATGAAGAGGTTGCTTCGGTAGCGGGCGAAGCGATTACGAGAGGGCAGTGGATGACTGCCATGGAAAAGGAAGTTGGGAGAGAAGTGCTTCTCGATCTCGTCAACAATAAAGTGATGGAGACGGCCGCAAAGAAATACGGTATCAAAGTGACGGACGAGGAAATCGAACTGGAACTCGCGTTGATCACTTCGGTGGACGGCAGATCGCATTCGGGAATGGACATCGAGCAAACACGGCAAAAAATTCGGTCTCACCTTATTTTGGAGAAGGTCTTGTCGAATGACGTCGTCATTGATGATGCTTCAGTGAAAGCGTTTTATGAGAAAAATGAATCCCTCTACAATATTTTGACCGCTTACCGGACTTCCATCATCATTGTTCCGACGAAGGAAGAGGCGGAGCAGGCATTGGATGAGCTATCGAAAGGGTCAAGCTTTGATGCGTTGGCAAAAGAACTATCGACCGATCTCGCTTCAGCCAGCCTTGGCGGCGACATCGGCTATATAAATGCTGAGACAGAGACGGTAGACCCTGCAATCTATAAAGCGGCATCCAAACTGAAGGAAGGAAAGATCGGGGATGCCGTCAAGCTGCATGACGGTACATATGCGATTATCCTAGTGAATGAAATCGTGAAGGGCAGGACGTTCTCCTTTAATGAAGTGAAGGAGCACATTAAACGTGAGCTGGCCATTGAACAGCTTCCTCAATCGGTCAATCCCGAAGCGTTTTGGAAAGAGTTCGATGCAAGATGGTTTTATGGAAAATGAAGTGAAAAGCTGGTCGGAGTCGTCTAAAGAGCGGTTCTGAACGGCTTTTTTTTAGGTTATACATATGAAAAGAGGGAAAAGATAAGGGAGTCATTAATGATTGACACTGTTCACAATCGGGGTGTACTATTAATACAATAAAACATATCAAATAACTAGGGATTAGGAGTGGGTAGAAATGAGTAGAGTTGGGAACACGATTGCGGACCTAGTCGGAAAAACGCCGCTCGTCAAGTTGAACCGTATGACAAACCCAGACATTGCGGACATTTATTTAAAACTGGAATACTTCAATCCGGGATCGAGTGTAAAAGACAGGATTGCGCTTGCAATGATTGAAGCTGCAGAGAAGTCCGGAGATTTGAAGGAAGGCAGCACGATCATTGAGCCGACGAGCGGGAATACAGGAATTGGTCTCGCGATGATTGCAGCCGCAAAAGGATATAAGTCAGTTCTCGTCATGCCGGATACGATGAGCATGGAGCGCCGGAATCTATTGCGTGCTTACGGTGCCGACCTTGTCCTTACACCTGGAGCGGAAGGGATGAAAGGGGCTATCGGAAAAGCGGAAGAGCTAGCAGAGAAAAACGGCTGGTTCATGCCGCAGCAATTCAATAACGAAGCGAATCCCGAAGTGCATCGTCTGACGACAGGTCCGGAAATTGCCGATGCGCTTGATCAAGTCGATGCGTTCATCTCGGGCATCGGTACAGGAGGTACGATAACCGGGGTGGGCAGCGTATTGAAAGAGCGCTTCCCGGACGTGCGTATCATTGCCGTGGAGCCGACAGATTCGCCAGTCCTTTCGGGTGGAAAGCCAGGGCCGCATAAAATCCAAGGAATCGGGGCGGGCTTCGTACCGAAAGTGCTCGACACGGACATATATGATGAAATTATTCAAGTGACGAATGATGAAGCGTATGATACAGCTAGAAGAGCGGCGCGGGAAGAGGGAATTCTGGGCGGCGTCTCCTCCGGGGCGGCCATTTTCGCTGCGCTTCAAGTTGCGGAAAAGCTTGGGAAAGGCAAGAAAGTCGTTGCCATCCTCCCATCGAACGGTGAACGATACTTGAGTACCCCGCTTTATCAATTTGAAGAAGAATAAAAGTTGTTAGTTGAAGGAGAGAGCTCATGCGGCTCTCTTTTTTTCTTTCCTAATAGTAGCCTAAACCCCAGTTTACACGTTAAGATAACTATATTAAATGGAGCTGGGGGAAAATGAAATGGATAAATTGCATCCTAATTATAAGAAGACTGACATGACGAAGGAGCAATTTTTTTACGCATATAAAGAACTTGCGAAAACGGTGGGACAGCACGTTTTGCTGGAAAGCGGACGAACAGGCAAACTATGCATCGCGGGTGTCGACCCGTTAGTTACGTTAATAAGCAAGCAGCATCAATCATTGGAGCTTCAATGGCGTGACGGGAAGAAGGAAACAAGGGAAGGCGAACCTCTTGAACTAGTATCGGCCTTCGTCGAATCGATGAAAATGGACAATGTACCGGAGCTGCCGGACTTCCAAGGGGGCGCTATCGGGTTCATCAGCTACGATTACGCCCGGACATATGAGCCAATTCCTGAAATGACTGCGGATGACCTTGAGACGCCGGACGTCTTTTTCTATTTATTTGACCGTTGGGCAGTCCTCGATCTCGAAACGGAAACAGCTTATTTCATGACGTTGCCTGGTCGGGGGCTGGATGCGTCGGAAGTGGAAAGGGAATGGACGGAGGCGGCAGAAGCCGGTATCGCAAGTCGCTTCCTATCACCAGCTAACTATACAATCGATTATACAAGACCTGAAAATGTGGAAGTGTCGGTAACCGGACCGCAATTCGAACAGATGGTGCGTGATGTCCAGCGCTATATTGCGGATGGAGACGTCAATCAAGTCAACTTGACTGTCCGACAATCGAAGTTTCTATCCGCTGACCCGCTTTCGATGTACGAAGCATTGCGTTCCTTCAATCCATCGCCTTATATGGCGTCAATCGGAGCCAAGGAATTCGCTGTCGTGTCGGGTTCTCCGGAATTGTTGCTGAAGAAACGCGGAATGGAGTTGAGTACCCGTCCAATCGGGGGAACGCGGCCGAGAGGGGCGACAGAATTCGAGGATGAAGCATATGAGAAGGACCTGCTCTCCGATGAAAAGGAGAAAGGTGAGCATATTATGCTTGTCGAACAGGAGCTGGAGGACTTTGGACGAGTCTGCGTGCCGGAAACGGTGGAAACGGATGAATTCATGGTCGTTGAGCGGTATTCGCACGTCATGCATCTCGTTTCGAATGTGAGAGGGACGGCAGCTCCGGAATTATCGAATGCGGATATTATTAGAGGAGTCTTTCCTGGAGGTTCAATTACCGGCTCGCCGAAGCTGCGCACGATGGAAATTATCGAGGAGTTGGAGCCGACGCGGAGAGGTTTGTATACGGGCTCAATCGGCTGGATTGGCTTTAACGGCGACATCGATTTGAATATCGTCATTCGTACGGCGTATATAAAAGATGGAATCGTCCATATACAAGCGGGTGCTGGCCTTGTCGCGGACTCTAGTCCGGAAGCAGAATATGTGGAGTCGCTCAATAAGGCGAGGGCGCTCTGGCAGGCGAAGGAAATGGCCGAAGCGGCAAAATGAAAGGAGGAATGCCTCCATGCTATGTTGGATGAACGGTGAATTTAGACAAGCGGAACAGTTGCGGATATCCCCGTTCGATCACGGGTTTTTATATGGTGCAGGTTTTTTTGAGACATTTAGGACATATGAGGGACGCGTGTTTTTATTCAAAGAGCATATGGAACGGCTTCGTGCTGCATTGCATGAATACCGGATTGCGATGCCTTATTCGGATGGGGAGATTGCAGAAGCGATTCAAGAGTTGCACGTCCGTTCGGGTGGACGTGACGGGTATTTCCGGTTGAATGTATCTGCAGGCGTGCATGATATCGGTTTAGCCCCTTCCGAGTACGAGACGCCGAACGTCATTCTGTTCCGTAAAGATCTTGTAGTAGCCCCTCGGGGAACAGAAAAGAAAGCTGTGTGGCTCGAGACGGAAAGGAATCGCCCGGAAAGCCGGGTCCGCCACAAGTCGCATAACTTCCTGAACAATGTGCGCGGACGTTTGGAGCTGCCTTCCTTGAAGGAGCTGGAAGGAATCTTTCTCACGGCGTTCGGCCATGTAGCTGAAGGAGTGACGTCCAATGTGTTTTGGGTGAAAGACGGCGCGCTGTACACACCCTCAATAGAAACGGGAATTCTGCCCGGCCTTACACGCGCCTTCATATTGGAGCTTGGGGCAAAAGTAGGGATGGATGTACATATCGGGCTTTATGAGAAAAGTGATGTTGAGCAAGCGGACGAAGTGTTCGTGTCGAACTCGATTCAGGAGCTCGTCCCGCTCTCTTCGGTAGACGAGCAGCTGATGTCAGGCGCTTCAGGGGTTTATTATCAAAAATTGCATCGATTATACGTGCAAGCGATTGATGGGATGAAAGAAGGGTAAATCATGGAATTATCGAAAGCGAAAGAGATATATCGATTAGGGAATACCGATTTTGATTTTAAAAAGGAGACGGCCGTAATGGGCATTTTAAATGTCACGCCGGACTCCTTCTCGGACGGAGGCAAATACGGACAAATCGATGCAGCATTGAAGCGCGCAGAAGAAATGCTTCGGGACGGTGCGAAAATCATTGATATCGGGGGTGAGTCGACTCGTCCAGGTCACGCACCGGTATCGCTCGAATTGGAACTAGAGCGGACGGTTCCGGTAATCGAGGCGCTAGTTCGGGAATTGGACTGTGTCATTTCGATCGATACGTATAAGGCGGACGTGGCGGATGCGGCATTGAAAGCGGGTGCGAAAATCATTAATGACGTATGGGGAGCGAAACGCGAACCGAGGATCGCCGAAGTGGCGGCTGCCCACGGAGCACCGATCATCCTTATGCATAATCGGGAAAAGGCGGAATACGCAGGGCCTTTCATGGATGAACTAATTGCCGACTTGGAGGAAAGCGTGCAAATCGCGCGCATGGCGGGTGTGCCGGAAAGCAATATTTGGCTCGATCCAGGCATCGGCTTTGCGAAAAATACGAGGCAGAACGTGTTGGCGATGCAAGGGCTTCGCCGGATATCGGATCTGGGGTACCCGCTCTTGCTTGCGACATCCCGGAAAAGAATGATCGGCAACATATTGGATCTGCCTGTCGATGAGCGGATGGAAGGGACAGGTGCGACAGTTTGCTATGGCATCGATCACGGTTGTCATCTAGTGCGGGTGCACGATGTGAAGGGGATTTCCCGCATGGTGAAGATGATGGATGTGCTCGCGGGCAAATCAGAAGTAAGCGTCGACTGATCTGGAAATGGAGGGTGTGAGGATGGATTATATTCATTTGAACGAAATG containing:
- a CDS encoding type III pantothenate kinase; the protein is MILVLDTGNTNIVLGVYDKGELKHHWRMETYRQRTEDEYAMSVKALFTHAGLRFEDINGIIISSVVPPVMFPLEQMCRNYFNLRPLIVGPGVKTGLNIKYENPREVGADRIVNAVAAIHDYGSPLIIVDFGTATTFCYVNEKGEYMGGSIAPGIGISMEALFDRASKLPRVELTRPDHIIGKNTVAAMQAGIVYGYVGLVEGIVGRMKAHSKVEPTVIATGGLAELIASETNVIDIVDNFLTLKGLHLIYERNV
- the hslO gene encoding Hsp33 family molecular chaperone HslO, producing MSDYLIKALAFEGTIRAYAVNSTEAVGEAQKKHHVWPTATAALGRTMTAGLMMGAMLKGDDKLTVKIEGNGPAGPIVVDANAHGEVRGYITNPHTHFDLNEQGKLDVRRAVGTEGMLTVVKDLGLRDFFTGQVPIVSGEIAEDFTQYFVVSEQVPSAVALGVLVNPDNTVKAAGGFIIQVMPGATEETISMLEEKLANVEPISRMIDRGLTPEEVIGEVLGKENVEILDRMDVAFRCNCSRERFGNAIIGLGEQEIREMIDEDGQAEAECHFCLEKYLFTKEELEGFIDEIRSRS
- a CDS encoding peptidyl-prolyl cis-trans isomerase, translating into MKYGQGRNVQETVPPRRRLKTKPLLAIIGVLFTCNVLWFIGWLIPGKSKQPDEEVASVAGEAITRGQWMTAMEKEVGREVLLDLVNNKVMETAAKKYGIKVTDEEIELELALITSVDGRSHSGMDIEQTRQKIRSHLILEKVLSNDVVIDDASVKAFYEKNESLYNILTAYRTSIIIVPTKEEAEQALDELSKGSSFDALAKELSTDLASASLGGDIGYINAETETVDPAIYKAASKLKEGKIGDAVKLHDGTYAIILVNEIVKGRTFSFNEVKEHIKRELAIEQLPQSVNPEAFWKEFDARWFYGK
- the cysK gene encoding cysteine synthase A — encoded protein: MSRVGNTIADLVGKTPLVKLNRMTNPDIADIYLKLEYFNPGSSVKDRIALAMIEAAEKSGDLKEGSTIIEPTSGNTGIGLAMIAAAKGYKSVLVMPDTMSMERRNLLRAYGADLVLTPGAEGMKGAIGKAEELAEKNGWFMPQQFNNEANPEVHRLTTGPEIADALDQVDAFISGIGTGGTITGVGSVLKERFPDVRIIAVEPTDSPVLSGGKPGPHKIQGIGAGFVPKVLDTDIYDEIIQVTNDEAYDTARRAAREEGILGGVSSGAAIFAALQVAEKLGKGKKVVAILPSNGERYLSTPLYQFEEE
- a CDS encoding anthranilate synthase component I family protein codes for the protein MDKLHPNYKKTDMTKEQFFYAYKELAKTVGQHVLLESGRTGKLCIAGVDPLVTLISKQHQSLELQWRDGKKETREGEPLELVSAFVESMKMDNVPELPDFQGGAIGFISYDYARTYEPIPEMTADDLETPDVFFYLFDRWAVLDLETETAYFMTLPGRGLDASEVEREWTEAAEAGIASRFLSPANYTIDYTRPENVEVSVTGPQFEQMVRDVQRYIADGDVNQVNLTVRQSKFLSADPLSMYEALRSFNPSPYMASIGAKEFAVVSGSPELLLKKRGMELSTRPIGGTRPRGATEFEDEAYEKDLLSDEKEKGEHIMLVEQELEDFGRVCVPETVETDEFMVVERYSHVMHLVSNVRGTAAPELSNADIIRGVFPGGSITGSPKLRTMEIIEELEPTRRGLYTGSIGWIGFNGDIDLNIVIRTAYIKDGIVHIQAGAGLVADSSPEAEYVESLNKARALWQAKEMAEAAK
- the pabC gene encoding aminodeoxychorismate lyase, whose amino-acid sequence is MLCWMNGEFRQAEQLRISPFDHGFLYGAGFFETFRTYEGRVFLFKEHMERLRAALHEYRIAMPYSDGEIAEAIQELHVRSGGRDGYFRLNVSAGVHDIGLAPSEYETPNVILFRKDLVVAPRGTEKKAVWLETERNRPESRVRHKSHNFLNNVRGRLELPSLKELEGIFLTAFGHVAEGVTSNVFWVKDGALYTPSIETGILPGLTRAFILELGAKVGMDVHIGLYEKSDVEQADEVFVSNSIQELVPLSSVDEQLMSGASGVYYQKLHRLYVQAIDGMKEG